CCGCCCATGGGAAATCACCTGGGACGGCCTTTCCGACTGGATTTCCCGGCTTTCGAACCACGGGTATTCGCCCCTCGATCCGGCGAGTTTTCCGGCCTGGCTGAGCGGCGAAATCAGCGGCGGCAGGCGGTATCTCCTCACCTTCGACGACGGCCTCGTCACGTCGGCCGACGCGATCCGCAGGCTGCACAAGGAGCGCGGCATCCGGTCCGTGCTCTTCGTCACCACGGAGTTCATCGGCCAGCCCGGTTATCTCACGTGGGATGCGCTGAACGCTCTCGCTTCGGAAACAGGCTGTCTGGTCGGCCTTCACGGACTCCGGCATATCGAACCGCCGAAACTTCTCAAGGAAGGCGGCGATCTCCTCGCCGAAACCCTGAAAGCGAAGCAGGACCTCGAAACGCATCTTGGCACGGACGTGTCATGGTATGCGTATCCCTTCGGCGAATACGACACCGCCTCGAGAAACGCCATCGCTTCCGCCGGCCTGAAATTCGGCTTCACGATCGACGGCGACGACATCAAACGAACCGCCGACCCCCTCCTCTTCCCCCGGGTCATGTATCTGAAAGGCGTCGAAACCGCCGGCGGCCCCTCGCTCGCCGACTGGACGCCTCCCAAGGGCGCCACCACCGGCAGCCTTCATATAACACTCGCTCTATTCGTCGGTTTGATGGGCCTCAGAAGCGTCATGCGTCTCGTGATGCTCCGCCGCGCCCTCGCCTCGTTGTCATAGACACAGCGCTCCGCACGGGAAAAGGCCAAGGCCCTTCCAGAAGCATGCTCTCGCCCTTCGCGAGACTCGGGGCGAACGGGGGTATCATGTTGATGCGGGAACCATATAAAAACCGGCATCACTTTTCCGGCCGTATCCCTCCGCGGAATATCGGCATAGTATATATGCCACTATCGATAAAAAGGGGATAAAGGCAGGGCGACCTGTAAGCCGGGTTCTGTACCCTTGCGGGCGTCGATCATCTATCTGGGATGACGGTTACCCGCCACCTCAAGCGGCCAACCCGGGGTCAGACGGGGCAGGCAACCCCTTCCCCTGTTAGGCCTTGCTCCGGACGGGGTTTTCCAGGCATCGCCGTCACCGGCGACCCGGTGCGCTCTTACCGCACCATTTCAACCTTGCCTGATCCCGTTGCCGGGCCATCGGCGGTATGTTTTCTGTTGCACTTTCCGTCCCCCCGCGATTCCTCGCGGGAAGCCTGGGCGTTACCCAGCGTCCTGCCGTGCGGAGCCCGGACTTTCCTCATCCCGTCGGAGACGGGACGCGATCGACCGGTCGTCCTGCCGGGTCCGATCATACCTCATTCGGCCGGGGTATGTCTATCGTCCGAGGAAAGATCGCCGGGAAGCTTTGAAGACCCGCTGTTGATGCGGATGTTCCGGCGAGTTCCCAGGAGCCACAGCCAGAACCCGGCGCTGCCGGCGGGGTAGATCGGCTCTTTTTTGCGGCGGGTGAAGCCGCACCGCTCGCACGAATACAGGCGGCGGCGGAGGCCGAGGGTGTTGTGGCCGGGTTCCTTCAGGATTTCGAAGGCGATGTTCAGCGAGCCGTTGCAGCGGGGGCAGCGCTCGACGAAGAAGACCATGTAGCACAGGAACGCGCCCACGAAGACGGCGAGCAGGATTTCCTTGGAGGCCCAGAGGAAGCCGAACAGGTCGAACGAACC
Above is a genomic segment from Candidatus Ozemobacteraceae bacterium containing:
- a CDS encoding polysaccharide deacetylase family protein gives rise to the protein MEPTADALQLRRAHLTKAILYHILLALFLFAGAIFGFMNGWSSSRAEILIAPTFHGVTGSPTRPWEITWDGLSDWISRLSNHGYSPLDPASFPAWLSGEISGGRRYLLTFDDGLVTSADAIRRLHKERGIRSVLFVTTEFIGQPGYLTWDALNALASETGCLVGLHGLRHIEPPKLLKEGGDLLAETLKAKQDLETHLGTDVSWYAYPFGEYDTASRNAIASAGLKFGFTIDGDDIKRTADPLLFPRVMYLKGVETAGGPSLADWTPPKGATTGSLHITLALFVGLMGLRSVMRLVMLRRALASLS